The Amycolatopsis japonica nucleotide sequence TCGGCGACGGGCCGGAAAGCTGAAGTCCAGCACACACCTCGCCCTTTGCCGCTTTTCGGCGACGGCTCAGAACGGTGGCGGTACGTCGCTTCCCGGGCGGGGTCCATGGAGCGGCGGTGGTGTGCTGTCGTAGCGCTGCCCGGTAGGCGTGGTGATCGTGAGCGTGCCGTCAGTGGCGAGGTGGTAGGTCCAGCCGGGTTCGTCTTTCAACCGATGGTCGCGGCGGCAGAGGTCGATGAGTTCGGTGTCGGAGGTGTGGCCGCCGTGCTGCCAAGGCACCGAATGGTCGATGTCGCAGGCTTGGGCGGGTCGGTGACAGCCGGGTCTTCGGCATTCACGGTCCCGAACCCGCACGAACTCGGCTAAACCAGCGGTCGGCCGATAGCGGTCGCGGCCGAGGTCAAGCACCTGCCCGGAGAGCGGGTCGGTGATGATCCGCCGCAACACACTGTTCCCACCCTCGGCGATTTCCCTGGCCAACGCGGCAGGGATCGTGCCATGCCCGGCCAGTTCCGCCGGATCGTCGTTCAGTCCGAGATAGGTGAACAAATCCATGTACAGGAACACTTCACTGCGTTCACTCGCCCCGCCTTGACCGCCGAGCAAAAGATCGAGCGCGACATCGGCGCGGAGCTGGTCGAGAGTGCGGGGTTCCTCCTTGGTCTTGAGCGCCCGCGCTTCACGATCGATCCGCTGATAAGCGGCAGCGACCTTCTCCACCGGCCCATCCTCGACCTCGATCGACGCCACCCCGGTCTCGCCCTGCCGCAACGTGAGACGACGGCCGTCGCGATGCCGCTCAGCCCGTTTACCCGCGCCCTCGGGGTCGATGGTGTTCGCCGCGTGATTGGCCGCCTTCCGCACCTGGTCCGGATTCTTGTCCCCGATCCGATCCTCCAACAAGGCGTCCACCGCAAGAGCGTCCTCATCGGACAGCCAGGCGGTGGCCGTGGCAACCTTCATCGCGCTGAATCCGGCGAGTTTTCCTTCATCCATCAGATTCAGCGTGCGGGGCAGGCGGGTGGTCAGCGCGTCCGCGGCGGCGACCATGGCGCCCGCATGATTGTCCACAAGGGACAAGTCAAGCGCCACCTCCTGCGCCACACTCCGCACGCCCTCACGATGACGGTTCAGCTGCGCCAACGCCCGAAACCGCACCGCCTCCAAACGCGCGATCCCCGCTGACGCGGCTTGCGCCAACGCCACGGAATCCTTGTCGTTCAACACATTTGCGGCATCGTTCACCGCGGCCAGCACCTCGGGATCGGTGAGGCTTTCCAAGAGCGCCACAGGCGCGGAATGAGTGTCCACCCCACGAACCTACGACCCACCACCGACAATTCCCGGGCCCACGAACGACAGAGGCATTGCCGATTTTCGGCAACGCACACCACAGCAGTATCACCAGCAAGTAATGTGAAAAGAATTCCAGAAATGGAGCAAGACGCGTAGCACCGTCGCCGTTTTCCGACAACGAGCCGCCTCAGTGCGAGAACTGTCCGCCATGGCAACAAAAACCGGCGGCCCATCACATCTCCCGCCAATAGGCCTCCGCAGTCAAAACCCTAGCTCGCTTGAACCTCACGAAGCCGCGCGTACACCTCCGCAGCCCTCGGCGCACCGAGTTCGTTGAAGATGTTCAACGCGTCACCCCAGCAGGTCTTCGCCCACTCGGTTTCGCCTTTTCTCGCCCAGAGCTGGCCCAAGTGGTCCAGCGCCGCCGCTTCACCATAGCGATCTCCCATGTCGCGACGTAGTTCCAAGGCCCGCTTCAGCTGCCCTGCGGATTCGCCGCTCCGGTCGATCTTCTGGAAGACGAGGGCCAGTCCCACCAGCGTCTCCGCTTCGCCGTAGCGGTAGCCGATCCGATGCCGGATGTCCAAGGCCTGCCGGAGGTTCTCGTAAGCCTGGTCGAATCGGCCCAGCCCATGGTTCGTGAGGCCGAGGAAATGCAGTGTCTGCGCCGCTCCCCATTCGTCACCGAGAAGCCGGAAGACCTCCAGCGCGTCTGTGTGGTGTCCGAGGGCTTCGGCGAACCGGCCCTGCTCGTGGTACGCGATCCCGAGACTGATCAGCGCCTGGCCCTGCCCCCAGGAATCATCGATCCGCCGCCGGATGGCGAGCGCCGACTCCAAATACGCCAACGCCTCTTCGAACCGGCACAGGTCCCGGTGCGCGATGCCCAGTCCGGCCAGCAGGGAAGCCTCGCTGAACTGGTCGGAGCATCGTCGCGCGGCCTCCACGCCCGCTTTGTAGGTGGCGATCCAGTCGGCCCACGGTTTCCGCAAGGTGAAGAACGCCCACAGCGCGAGC carries:
- a CDS encoding HNH endonuclease signature motif containing protein; its protein translation is MALLESLTDPEVLAAVNDAANVLNDKDSVALAQAASAGIARLEAVRFRALAQLNRHREGVRSVAQEVALDLSLVDNHAGAMVAAADALTTRLPRTLNLMDEGKLAGFSAMKVATATAWLSDEDALAVDALLEDRIGDKNPDQVRKAANHAANTIDPEGAGKRAERHRDGRRLTLRQGETGVASIEVEDGPVEKVAAAYQRIDREARALKTKEEPRTLDQLRADVALDLLLGGQGGASERSEVFLYMDLFTYLGLNDDPAELAGHGTIPAALAREIAEGGNSVLRRIITDPLSGQVLDLGRDRYRPTAGLAEFVRVRDRECRRPGCHRPAQACDIDHSVPWQHGGHTSDTELIDLCRRDHRLKDEPGWTYHLATDGTLTITTPTGQRYDSTPPPLHGPRPGSDVPPPF